A section of the Oryzias melastigma strain HK-1 linkage group LG14, ASM292280v2, whole genome shotgun sequence genome encodes:
- the LOC112142917 gene encoding claudin-3-like: protein MSMGLELVGITLGMIGFIGAIIACALPQWRMTAFIGSNIVTSQVIWEGLWMTCVTQSTGQMQCKMYDSLLALSADLQASRAMTVIAIILGVLGVLISIVGAKCTNCIEDETAKAKVMIISGIFFILAGLLVLIPVSWSANAIIQDFYNPMIPSAQKREIGTSLYIGWAAAGLLLIGGALLCTRCPPKEEKYKPARMAYSAPRSISAGGGYDKKDYV from the coding sequence ATGTCGATGGGTTTGGAATTAGTGGGCATTACTCTTGGAATGATTGGATTCATCGGTGCTATAATAGCATGTGCCTTGCCTCAGTGGAGGATGACGGCTTTCATCGGATCCAACATTGTCACCTCTCAGGTCATCTGGGAGGGCTTATGGATGACTTGTGTCACTCAGAGCACAGGCCAGATGCAGTGCAAGATGTATGATTCTCTCCTGGCTTTATCGGCTGACCTGCAGGCGTCCAGAGCAATGACAGTCATAGCCATTATTCTTGGAGTACTAGGGGTGCTGATCTCGATTGTTGGAGCCAAATGTACCAActgcattgaagatgaaacagcCAAAGCCAAAGTGATGATCATTTCCGGGATCTTCTTCATTCTCGCCGGCCTTCTGGTCCTCATCCCTGTCTCCTGGAGTGCAAATGCCATCATCCAGGATTTCTACAACCCGATGATACCAAGCGCTCAGAAGAGAGAGATCGGGACATCACTCTACATTGGCTGGGCAGCAGCTGGACTTCTTCTGATTGGAGGGGCTTTGCTGTGCACCAGGTGTCCACCAAAAGAGGAGAAATACAAGCCAGCGAGAATGGCCTACTCTGCTCCGCGCAGCATCAGTGCAGGTGGAGGTTATGACAAGAAGGACTATGTTTAA